Proteins encoded together in one Campylobacter peloridis LMG 23910 window:
- a CDS encoding highly acidic protein produces the protein MAYDDEEFENYDDEVYDEDEYHANNQRSYNYDEDDYEYDDDYSDDDTYEMD, from the coding sequence ATGGCTTATGATGATGAAGAATTTGAAAATTATGATGATGAAGTATATGATGAGGATGAATATCATGCTAATAATCAAAGATCATATAATTATGATGAGGATGATTATGAATATGATGATGATTACAGCGATGATGATACTTATGAAATGGATTAA